The DNA sequence TTGAATCTCAAGGCTAAAATGCATACCGTCAAGGAAGGCGTGATTGAAGCGGACCTTGGGATGAAGCGTGTCATGCTCATGATTCGGTTTGTGCTTGGCTTGTCGGAAGAGGATCCGTTTGTGACGGAAGATTCTGTGCTTGCAATGAGAAAAGAACCGTTGCCGACGGAAGAACAGGTTCGCGAACTCACGATCAAGCATAATCCTGAGCTGAAGCAGCTGGATGCTGGACTAAGGGCCAGAAAGCTACAGATGGATTTGGCGGAAGCAAGGCTTGCTCCGGAATTCTTTGTCATGGGCGAGTTCGAGTATGTCAAGAGCTGGGCCGGAAACCGCAATGTATTGCAGAAAAGCGCTTTTGCCCAGGATGCCGTTAACAAAATTTCAGGGCTTATTGGTATTGGCCTGAGATACCGTTTGAATTTCTGGAAAACATGGGAAGAATTCCGCCAGGCGAGAACAGACTATCGCGGTCTTCGCTTGAAAGAAAGCTATGCTACGGATGGGCTTGTTTCGAAGGCTATAGAACAGTATTACCAGGTTGTTGCCGCCAAGGGAAAGCTCGATGCCTTGCGTGAAAGCTTACGTGCAACGGAAGCGCTTTTGAAAGATGCCGCCATGAAATACGACCTTGATAAATCCCAGACGGGTGCTCTTGTATCGGCCTATACGCAGAACATAACCATGCAAAAAGATTATTATTTCGCAGTTTGCCGATATAATGTCGAATTTGCCGGATTAGTGGCAAAGATGGGTTTGTCAATTCGGGAGTATAATTCGTATTTTAATAAGTAAATGAGGAGTATCAAGATGTTTAAGAAAATACTTATTGCCATTGCTTGCGCGTCTCTTTTAGCTTTTGCTGCGGACGATCCGGTTTCTGTTGTAAAAAGCAAGGACGCAGAATTGCAGAACATCATCAAGAAGTCTAAACGTACCGCGAAAGAAACGGAACGCGTTAAGAGCTTGTTGAATGATTCCTTTGACTTTGCCCTCTTGGCCAAGAAGTCCTTGGCTGCAAGCGACTGGAAGGCCCAGGACGAAGCATCCCAGCAGAAGTTCGTGACGGAATTCCAGCGCATGGTCCGCAACTCCAGTGCAAACCGCCTTGAACTTTATCGCGCCGATTCCACGATTTACGAACCGGCCAAGATGAAGGGAACGGACGATGCTCGCGTTGTGGCTCACTTGTGGAACAAGGGCAAGGAATCGGTGCTCGAATACAAGATGACACTTGTGAATGGCAAGTGGAAGGCTTGGGACTTGGTCATCGACGACCTTTCTACGGCCCGCAACTACAAGGAACAGTTCAGCAAGATTCTGAAAGACAAGAGCTTTGCCGAATTGATCGACATTATCAGCAAGAAGGCTGACGAAGCCGAAAAGTAATGGGCTTTTTTTCCTGGCTTTTTTGTGCAATTCTCGTTGTAGCGCTTGTGCTACTGCTTTTCCCGTTTTCGTTTCGGATTGATTTCGAGGCCGGGGAGCGCGGTGTGCGGGCGCTTTTCTTTTTTTTCAAGAAGAAAATTTACGAGTACGAGAAGAAGTGGAAGGAAGAAGTCGGCAGTAAGGAGCTGGCGGTTGAAGGAGACGACAAATGCGTAGATCGAGAGTCGCGACCAAGCTCGCTTGGGCATGACCGAGATCAGCATTTGGGACAAGAGCGAAGCGATTGTCCAAAGACGAGAGACGAGAAACTAGATGCGCCGCCGACTGAAGCGGTTGCGAAAAAGCCTACTGAAACACCTAAGACGGAACCGATGGATGCTCCGGCAGGGACTGAATTAGGAATTAAAAATCCTCAGGATTCGTCATTGCGAGCCGAAGACACCCCCGAAAAGCGAGAGTCGCGACCAAGCGAGCTTGGGCATGACCGAGCCCAAGGGGGTGGGGCTGTGACCCATCCAGTAAAGTCTAGCGCAAGCAGCGAGAGTGCGCATCCTGTGGAAGTAAAATCTTCGCCTGTAGTTGAAGTTTCTTCTGATGCAAAAGCTGCGGAATCCGAGAAGCCCGATGATGAAAAAAACGCCGAAGATAAAAAGCCGAAAAAGGAAAAGCGCAAGCTTTCGGACCGTGAATTTTGGACCATCATTTTGACGCCGGATCTTGATGCTAGGGCGTTCAAGTACATTCTGAAAATTTTGAAGTCGGCGCTTACGCTCTTCCGTGTGCGCTTTAGCGATTGCTTTGTCGAGGGCATCCGCACGGATTACCAGACCATGGGCTATATTGCTGCGGTGAACGGATTCTTGAAGGCGTACCCGTACGTTGGCGATTGGGACTTGAGAATGGACTGGTGTAACGAAAAGGAACTCCGCGCAGTTGGCTCGGTTCGCTTGAACATTACGTTGCTCCGCATTTTCTGCTTTACTTTGGAAACGCTTGTGCTGGCTGGAATTTTGGCGTTTAGCTTTTGGCGCCGTCGTGCACATGTGATTAAAACAAATGAACTCCCGCAACTCGGATTTATCCGCAGGCGGATTCTTGAATTTATTTTGGAGGACTGATGGCTGTTTTGACTTTGGAACGATTGCTTGCTTCGATGGGCTTTGGCAGCCGCAAGGATGCGCGTGGGTTAGTGCGCATGGGCCTTGTGGAACTGGATGGCAAGGTTCTCGATGACCCGTTCATGGAATTCAAGACGCGTCCGGAATTCATCACGGTGAATGGCGAAGAAACGCCAACGGTCGAAAAATTGTACGTGATGCTTTACAAGCCGACGGATGTGGAATGCAGCCACAACGCCCGTGACCACAAGCCTGTGTATGATTTATTGCCAGAACGCTTCACGGCAATGGGCATCCAGTCCGTCGGGCGTTTGGATGCGGATTCTTCGGGACTCTTGCTGCTTTCGAATCAAGGTGACTTTATCCACAAGGTCGAAAGCCCGAAGAAGGGACTCTGGAAAAAGTATCGCGTGACGCTTGCACGCCCGTTTACAGATGCACAGAAGGCGGAACTCTTGGCGGGTGTGATGCTCAAGGACGAAAGACGTCCGGTGCTGGCTCGCGAGATTGAAGTGAACGGAGATGCCGTGGACATCTCGATTGGCGAGGGACTGTACCACCAGGTTCGCCGCATGTTCGCTGCGGTCGGCAATCACGTCGAGACGCTTGAACGCATTGCGATTGGACCGGTTGTTCTGGATCGCACATTGGGTGAGGGCGGTTGGCGATTCCTCACCGAAGAAGAAGTCGCTGCACTGTCGTAATAAAGGAGATGCCCGCTCAGTGGCGGGCATGACAAAGAAAAAGAAAAGCCGGCGTTCAAGCCGGCTCTTTCGTATCAGGCGTTTGCGTTGCCTGAGCTAATAGGTTCAAAGTTCATTTAGATGGAATCGTCGTCGCTACCGACGTGTACGATTTCGTCTTCGGTTTCAAGTTCCGGCTGTACAGAGGCTTCGCCGAGGATGCCTTCGAGCGAATTGATCTTGTCCTTAATGTCGTTGCTGAACTTGAATGTCGGGACCAGGCGTTCGTCGATGAGGACTGTTTCGCCAGTGCGGGGGTTGCGTGCCGGGCGAGCCTTGCGGGGCTTGCAGGCGAACGTGCCGAAACCGCGAATTTCAATAGTATTGCCTTCGATAAGCTTCTCGCCGAGGAGGTCGAGGAACTGTTCGACAACAATTTTAATATCATTGCGCACAAATCCTGTGGATTTGGCGATTTCCTGAATAAGAGATTGTTTAGTTATATTAGCCACACACTAAATATAAGTTTAACATAGACTTAGAGTGATGGTTGAAGCGAAATTAAATATCTTTTTCGGGTTCACATTGCGGAATATTTGTGAATAGTTGTGACTTAAATGTTGAAGATTGATAATTTGCCTAAAAAGGTCCGTTTTAATCTCCGAAACAAGGAGATTTTCCCCAATACGATTCTCAGTCCGATGGATGGAGTGACCGATGCTCCGTTTCGGCGGCTTTGCAGGGTGCTTTCGGGCGACCGCATGGGACTTTTGGTTTCTGAGTTTGTTCCGACGGATGGCGATGCCGTGTTCAACCCGGATGGACATAAGCAGCTGAAGTTTTTTCCGGAAGAGCGCCCGTTTGGTGTGCAGATTTTTGGGCGTTTCCCGGACCGTATGGCGGCAGCAGCTGGCAAGATTGCCGAGCGTTATCACCCGGAATTCATCGAAGTGAATGCGGGGTGTCCGGCGCCGAAGGTGGCGGGCAAGGGGAGCGGTTCTGGACTTTTGCGGGACTTGCCGCGTTTGCAAGAGATTCTGCACGATGTGAAGGCGGTTTTGGACGCAAAGACGCCGGAGATTCCGCTCACGCTTAAGTGCCGTATTGGCTGGGACGACGATAGCATTAACGTGATGGAAACGCTCAAGATCGCCGAGGGCGAGGGCGTTGAAATGCTCACGGTTCACGGTCGTACGCGTTTGCAGGGGTATAACGGCCTTGCAAACTGGGACTGGATTGGCAAAGTAGCCGCTGCGGCGAAGATTCCTGTGATTGGAAATGGCGATGTGAATAGCGTCGAATGCGCACGCGAACGCATCAACACTTACGGCGTTTCGGGCGTGAGCATTGGGCGCGGGGCGATGCATAACCCGTGGATTTTCGGGCAAATTGCAGATGCATGGGAAGGTCGCGAAAAGCATGTGATAACCGCGCAAGAAGCACTTGATGTGTTCCCGCTCTATTACAAGTTTAAGATTGAGGATGGGGCGACGGAAATGAATGCGATGGGCCGTATGAAACAGCTCGCCGCGAGACTGTGCAAAGGTTTTTGTTTAGAAGAGAGACGAGAGACGAGAGACGAGAGAGAAAACCGTTCCGTCATCCTGAACGGAGTGAAGGATCCAGTGCGTTTTGACGGTGTTCAAGAGAGCGATAATGTCGCGATGTCGGTGCGGCAGGCGCTTTTGACGTGCCAATCGGCTGCGGAAATGCTCGATCAGGTTGAAAAGCTCAAGGACGGGATTGCCCGTGAAATGGTCTTTGAGCCGGAACGCCTCGTGAACCTCAACGGCGCCAAAGAAACTGAACTCAAGTTCGGTGATCAATTCAAAGGAAGATAATAGCTCAGGTACGAGAGGGTGGTGCCCGCTCGGTGGCGGGCATGACAAAGTACGGCTTAACAAGTACTCAAAAAAAATCTCAAAAATTTGCGTTAGTCTATTGACTTTGAGTCAAAAATTGAGTACATTTGGAGTATGGACAAGTTTATTGACATATTCCAGTTTACTCATTTCCGCAAGTACTTGGATGAATACCAGGCGGCACGAATGCAGACGGACCCTGAATTTACCAGGGCTGGTGCCTGCGCTTTGCTTGGCCTCCCAAAGACTCGCAGTTACTACAACGATATCGTCAAAGGAAAAAAGCTTACCGGGCGCATGATTCCCAAGTTTGTGGAAGTTCTTGGACTCAACAAGAAAGAGGCCAGATACTTTGAAACGATGGTGAATTTCGATCAGGCGAAAACGACGACGGAACGCAATGCGTTTTTTGATGAACTCATCAAGCAGCATCCGGATCCGCACCACATCTTGAACGAAGATGCCTACGAGTATTACAACCACTGGTATAATAGTGTGTTGTTTACGGCGTTGGATGTGATGGATGTTTCGGATGATCTTGAACCGATCCAGAAGCGCATTTTCCCGAAGGTCTCCGTGGGAACTTTGAAACGTTCGCTTGAATTGCTGGAACGCATTGGCTTTGTGCGCAAGAACGAAGACGGCTTTTGGAAAAGCTCTCGCGATTCGGTGAGTAGCGGTGCCTACAACAATAGCGACTTGGTGCGCCAATACCAGTTGCAGTGCTTTGAGCTTTCGAAGCAGGCGCTGCTTGCCGATGACGATAATCCGTCGGACATGGGTACGTTCACGTTCAGCGTTTCGGACGATGCGTATAAAGAAATTGCCTTGGAAATTCAGAACTTGAAAGCTAAGGTGCGCAAGATTATTACGCAAGATAAAAAAGAAGCGACTGGGGTTCACCAGTTGAATATTCACTTGTTCACAAATTTAAAAAAATAAATCGAGGAGGAATAGTTATGATTTCTGATAAAGTTGCAAAGTTGGGCGTTGCTATGGCGATGCTTGGTCTTGTTGTACTTACGTCCTGTAGTGAAAATGATAACGGTATGGCTTCGTCATATAGCGAAACGCAGACGGGCAAGCCTGTGATTCGCTCAGGAATGCCCATTGCTGAATTGGATACGACTTATCTCCGCAAAGTTGTTAACGAAGGTCATGGTTGTGGTTCTCTAGCCAAGAGCGCTGTTAATGTGGAATCGGAAGGTGTTGCTGAAGTTGATAGTGCTGAGACTGAGGTTGTCCAATATTTCCGCATTTCCTGTTCGGCTCATGATGATATCTATCTCTATATAAAGACAAGAGGTCAGATCGTTGATTCAGAAGGCCAGCCTGTAGTGGGGGCGGTTATTTATGAAAATTATTGTTCTTTTGATGATGAGCGTTGCCAGCATGTTACCGATAAGGATGGCTATTTCTACATAGATAGTGTGCATTTCCTTACGTATTTGCAAATGGATGATCCTAAGGGTAAATATCTTCCTGATTATGAATTGATCCAGTTGCGGGCACTTTCTGCGGACTTTAGTCTAGGTGCGAATGTATTTATGGAATTTTCGAAAGCCACGGTTGCAGTCGTTGATGATGATCCTGTGGCCGATTTGGGAAAAATTGTTGTGGAACCAGTGTACACGGCAAAATTTTATTTGGATTCTCTTTTTGCGACTGAAGTGGATAGTACTTTGGAATATGATGAACGCGATAATGAAAGATGGAATGAAACAATGACGAAAAATATTGGGAAAGATGGTGATGGTATTTGCGTCGCCCTGAATGAAGTTGTTGTTCCCTCAGGTGTTCGGTTTGTTCCATCTTTATTCTATCCTTGCTATAAGGTGACGGAAGAAGACTATAAGAATGGGTATGTCATCTTTTTTGGTCTGCCTGAAGGCAATTATAGAATTGACATCAATGGATTTGGAAATAGGCATGTTCCTGATTTTATAATTACTGGAGATGGAAGTGTTAAATAAATCACGCTTTTTTTTGCAATTGTTAAAAAAATATTCTATATACAGAATGTGAAAACATTCGTTTCTGCCCATAAGCTCGTCCAGATTATTATTCTGATTGTCATCGGCATTGTTGTCAACCGACTGCTTGCCGATTTAGCCATCTATTTCAAATTGCCGCTGTACCTGGATAGCGTGGGTACGATTGTCGTGGCTGTGATTGGTGGGTTTAGCCCGGGCGCGATTGTCGGGTTCTTGACGAACTTCATTGGCGGTTTTGTCGATTCTTCGACGTATTATTACGGCACGATCAATGTGATGATTGCCGTGTGCGCGGGAATTGCGGCAAGGCGTGGGGCATTCCACCATGTTTCCCGTTTGCCGATGCTGCTTGGGATGCTGATGATTTTGAGCATCCCCTGCTCGGTGCTTTCGTATTTCCTTTTTGACTTCAAGATTGCCGAGAATGTGGTGACGCCGATTGCGACGGCTTTGCACGAGGGCGGGCTTCCAGTTTTGTTGTCGCAGATTTTGGCGGATTTCTGTACGGAAATCCCGGACAAGTCGATTTCGATTCTTGTGGCTTATGTGCTGATTCACTTGACGCCGCGTTGGTTTGTCAAGGCGTTTGATTCTGTTTCGGGCCGCTCGCACGAAGACCGTTACCGTTCCAAAAACGAAATCCATACGCTCAAGGCGCAGGTGACGGCGCTCTTGTTTGTGTCGAGCTTTGCGCTTGCGGTGGTGGCTACGGCGGTCGCTTACAAGACGTATTCCGAAGCTGAAATCCATGAGACGACGCTTTTGGCGGAGTCTGTGAACCGTCTTGTTTCGGACGCTATCCAGAATGCGGATTCGACGACGCTTCACGAGTACATTCATGAACTCAAGGGAAAGCACCCGCGCATTTTGACGATTACGCCTGGCATGCACGAGACGGGCAAGTGGGATGTCTCGATTGTCTGTACCGAAGCTCCGAATCCGGTCTGTACCAAGTTCAGTCTTGCGGCAATTCGAATTAGCGTGGTGCTGTTTTGCACGAAGATTTTCTCGACGCTGTTTGGACTTTTGCTTGCGATTGTGTTTACGGCCATCTTGATTGCAAACCGCAGGGTGGTTTACCCGATTCACGAAATGACGCTTGAAATGGACCATTTTGCCTACGATAGCAGCGAAGGGCGTCGGACGTCGATTGACCAGATCAAGGGCCTTGAAGTGGTTACGGGCAATGAAATTGAGAATCTGCATTCGGCGATTATCAAGGCGGTCGAAGAAATTGATTTGTACATCAACAAGTCCGAGTACCAGGCGGCCTCGATTGCGGCTCTCCAGACGAACATCATTACAGTGCTTGGCGACATGGTGGAAAATCGCGACGAGACGACGGGTGGCCATGTGCGCCGTACGGCGGCTTATGCCGAGCTGATTGCGCGACAGTTGCAGCGCGATGGCAAGGAACCTGAAATTGACGATGCGTTTGTTTCGACGATCGCTGTGGCGGCTCCGCTCCATGACATCGGCAAAATCAACATTTCTGATGTGATTTTGAATAAGCCGGGCAAGCTGACGGACGAAGAATTTGCAGAAATGAAGAAGCACACGGTTTATGGCCGCGATATGCTCGTGCGTGCATCGAAGAACTTGGGCGAGACGGCTTACCTCAAGATGGCGAAGGAAATTGCCTACAGCCACCACGAATGGTGGGATGGCTCGCGAGGCTATCCGGAGCGCTTGAAGGGGAAGGATATTCCGCTTTCGGCTCGCATTATGGCGGTCGCGGATGTGTATGACGCGCTCGTTTCGGAACGCCCGTACAAGAAGGCGTTCTCGGTGGATGAGGCTTTCCGCATCATTACCGAGGATAGCGGTACGCATTTTGACCCGGAAGTGGTCGATGCTTTCGTGAAAAACCGCGAAACCGTCGAACAGATCATGAAAACCAAGTTCGAAGATTGATTTGTTACAATAATTGTAAAGGTTGATTGCGTCATTCTGAGGGCATTGCCCGAAGAAACGAGTGCAAGGCGAATAAAGCAGGGCTGCTTGCAGGCCTATTTTTGAGCCGAAGCCTCGGACGGAGTTGCCGTCAATCCAGTAATATCTAGTTGTAAAAAATGACTGGATCCTTCACTGTCGTTCAGGATGACGAAGAATCTTTCATTAACCGCTTTTTTGATGTCCTTTTAATCTTGCGGGAGGACTCTAAATTTTCTAAATTGCCCCGCGGAAATTTCAAAACAGGACATTGAGAATGAACTACAATCCTCTCGCTCAAGCTTTGAATGCAGAACTCTCCGCTAACGGTTGCTGCGTTCTTGACATGCTCTCTGAACAGGGCAAGGCCATTTTCTTCCCGCGCAAGGGTATTCTTGGCCAGGGTGCCGAAGCCAAGGGCTCCGACATCAATGCGACTATCGGTACAGCTCTCGAAGATGACGGCTCTCCGCTCGTTCTGGATTGCGTTCTCAAGTCTCTGAACCTCCCGAAGCAGGCTTTCCTCTATGCACCGAGTTTTGGTAATCCGGACCTCCGCAAGGAATGGAAGGCCCAGGTCGTGAAGAAGAACCCGACGCTTGCATCCAAGAACTTCAGCAACCCGGTCGTGACGGCCGCTTTGACGCACGCTATCAGCTGCGCCGGTTACATGTTCCTTGACAAGGGTGACGAAGTCATTATCCCGGACCTCTACTGGGACAACTACGAACTCGTGTTCGAAAACGCCCGTGGCGCAAAGATCAAGACTTTCAACACCTTCAAGAACGGTGGTTTTGATACGGAAGCCTTGAAGGCCGCCCTCGCCGAAAGCAAGAGCAACAAGAAAGTCGTTCTCCTCAACTTCCCGAACAACCCGACTGGTTACACCGCTACCGAAAAGGAAGCTGTCGAAATCGCAAAGATCCTCACGGAATGCGCCGCTGCCGGTAACAAGGTTGTTGCTCTCCTCGACGATGCTTACTTTGGACTCGTCTATGAAGATGGCGTGACGAAGGAATCCCTCTTCGTGAAGCTCGTGGATGCTCACGAAAACCTCCTCGCCGTGAAGCTCGATGGCCCGACCAAGGAAGACTATGTTTGGGGCTTCCGCGTTGGCTTTATGTCCTTCGGTTTCAAGGGCGCCACTGAAGCTCAGCTCAAGGCTCTCGAAGACAAGGCTGCCGGTACGGTTCGTGGCAACATCTCTAATGCACCGTCTATTAGCCAGAAGATTTTGCTCGCTGCTTACCAGAGCGCCGAATACGCTCAGCAGAAGGCTGAAAAGTATGCAACGCTCAAGAAGCGTTACGACATTATCAAGCAGGTGTTCGCCGCTCATCCGGAATATAACGACGCCTTTGAACAGATGCCGTGCAACAGCGGTTACTTTATGTGCATCAAGCCGAAGGGCGTTGACGCCGAAGAACTCCGCCAGAAGCTCATCAAGGATTACAGCACGGGCACGATCATGCTCTCCGGCCTTATCCGCATTGCATTCAGCGCTGTCCCGACCGAAAAGCTCGGCAAGCTCTTTGAAAATATCTATAATTGCATCATGAAGATGAAGTAGGCATGGGCAATGAGCTATGAGGTCGTGCCTTCGGCACTTTGGGCTAAAGTATGGCACCCATAGGGTGCGATTATAAAACCCGAAGCAACGGAGTTGCGCCTCAAAGCGAGCCTTGCGAGCGACCTCACAACCCCATACCTCATACCCCTTGGAGATTCCATGTCCAATAACGCGACCTTAAACTACAACGGAAAAAGCTTTGAACTCCCCGTCGTTGATGGCACTGAAGGCGAGCACGGTCTCGATATTAGCGCACTCCGCAAGAGTTCAGGCCTTGTCACGCTGGATTACGGTTACTTGAACACCGGTAGCACCAAAAGCTCTATCACGTTCGTCGATGGCGAACATGGTGTGCTGCGCTACCGAGGATACTCCATTGAAGATCTTGCAGAAAAGGCGACTTTCCCGGAAACCGCTTGGCTCCTGATTTACGGTGAACTCCCGAACCAGGAACAGTTGAGCCATTTCCGTACGCTCTTGACGGAAAACGCCTTGTTGCACGAGAACTTGCTGCACTTCTTCCGTGAAATGCCGCCGGGAGCCCACCCGATGGGTATCCTCTCGTCCGTGGTGAATGCCGTGGGTCTTTTCACGCCGCGTTTCTACGACGACGAAAACATCGCAAGTGCATTTGAACTCACGACCGCTGGTCTCATTTCCAAGATCCGCACGATTGCCGCATTTGCCTACAAGGCAAGTATCGGTGAACCGTTCGTGTACCCGGAAGCGGAACGTAGCTACTGCAGCAACTTCCTCAACATGATGTTCAGCAGTAAGGCTCGCCCGTACCACCCGGATCCGATCATGGAAAAGGCGCTCAACACGCTTCTCATTGTCCATGCGGACCACGAACAAAACTGCTCCACTTCGACCGTTCGTATGGTGGGCAGCTCTCAGGCTAACCTTTACGCTAGCATTTGCGCCGGCATTTGTGCTTTGTGGGGACCGCTCCACGGTGGTGCAAACCAGGCTGTGCTTGAAACGCTCCTCCGCATCCAGCAGAGCGGCATGACGATTGAACAGGTAATGGCAAAGGCTAAGGACAAGAACGATCCGTTCCGTCTTTCTGGCTTTGGTCACCGTGTTTACAAGAGCTATGACCCGCGCGCCAAGGTGCTTAAGAAGCTCATGTACCAGGTCTTTGAACGCGAACATGTGCACGATCCGCTTTTGGATGTGGCTATCAAGCTCGAAGAAGCCGCCCTCAAGGACGATTACTTCGTTGAACGTAAGCTGTACCCGAATGTGGACTTCTACTCTGGCATTCTCTACCGCGCAATGGGCATCCCGACGAACATGCTTACGGTGATGTTCGCGATTGGCCGCTTGCCGGGCTGGATTGCCCACTGGAAGGAAATGCACGACGATCCGCAGAGCAAGATCAACCGTCCGCGCCAGATTTACATTGGCAAGAACGAACGCCCGTGGATTGATAGAGATAAACGATAATTTGAAAAAAAGCTCTCGGGATTGACCGAGAGCTTTTTGCTATTTAAATCACTTTGGGACGGCCGGTACGCATGTTCATTAATGTATCGACAATCTCGTTCCAGTGTTCGAGTGTGACTTTGCCGATGGCGGGGTCGTACATTATGCCCAGATTCTTTTCGATTTCATTGCGGCAGTAATTGAGCGACATGGCGTCACGGTAAATTCGCTTGCTCGTCATGGCGTCTATCGAGTCTGCAATGGCTACTATGCGGGCGCCTATCGGGATGCTTTCGCCCTTGAGACCTTCCGGGTAGCCGCGACCGTCATAGCGTTCATGGTGGTGTAAGACGATCTGCACCAGTTCTTGTGTATAGTTTGATTGCAGTAGAATCTTTGCGCCAATGACCGGATGCTGCTTGATGATTTCGAACTCTTCGTCGGTGAGCTTTTCAGGCTTTTCAAGGATGTAGTCGCTGATTCCCATTTTACCAATATCGTGCAATTGCGCCGCATGCGTAATCAACGATATGGAACTTTCCGAAAGCCCTAAGGAACGGGCGATCAGTTCCGAGAACGCCTTCACTCGTTCGGAGTGGTCTGCCGTAAAGGGATCCTTTGCTTCCACGATTGAAATCAGGCAAGAAACTAGATCCCTGAGGCTCTGATTGTCGCTGTTTTTTACGGGCTTGTGGTAACGCACTTTGTCGCGGTACATGTTCAAGTCGGCTTCCATTTTCCAGTCACTAATGGACTTGCGCGTTCCGGAATCGTTATGCAGGCGACTTTTGCCGACCGCTATCGACAAATGGTACAGCGCCTTTTTGTTGTATTCCTTGATATTGTTCTGTAAAGCGGAATACAGGTGGAAATGCAAGTCCAGCGGAGCATGTGTGATTACTGCAAATTCATCGCCTCCGATTCTAAAACAGTTACCGCTCGCGCCGTATGCTTTTTTGATGGCGTTGGCCGCAGCTTTGATCAGTTCGTCGCCTGCTTGGTGGCCAAAAGTGTCATTTGCGTATTTGAGACCGTTCACGTCCATCAAGAACATGGTCCATAAGTTCTTTTGGGTGTTTTCCTGGCTAATCGTTGATAAAAGCGAATCGAATGCGAGTCTGTTTTCAAGACCTGTCAAGCTGTCTGTCGTAGCGACATCTTGCAGGTGCTCGTTCATTATGCGTAACCTGCTGTTTATCTGTTCCAGTTCAAACGAGGTCTCGCGAATGAACGTGGCCATGCGGGCGGCAAGTGGCAAACGTGTGGTTCTTTTTGTGGAAATGATTTCGCTTTTGGCGTGTTCTCGTTTCGTGATCGGGCCTTCGCGCATCGATGCTATGACGAGCGTGATGTTATGCTGGTTCAAATGCCCTTTTTCGCGCAAAAATTCTCCATGCGAGAAAAATCCTGTGTTAGAGGCGATTCCCTTAAACGATGCTAGTTCAAAAGTTGGATCGTGTTGCGACCAGAAAGCCTTTCTTGCGGCGCAGGAAAATATGTGTAGGACTTCAGGGGCGAAATGTTCTGCGTTTTCGCTTTCTGCCTTGATTTTTTCAATGATCAACTGCGGCTCGCCATACGACAGGCGGACAATCGAGCCTTCGTCAATATCCGAAGACATGGTGAGCGATCCGTCCGGATTGCTTGCTCCTGCGGAACGCACGATAGAAATTCCGTTATGTTCATAGAGCATCGGGAACTCAAGCGCATTGTAGATGAAGTTCTTGTCGTTTTGGATGTTCAGGTACTTGTTGTACACTTCGTAGGCGGGGATGCCGCTCAACTCGTAGAGGACGTTTCCTTGGGAACGGGTGACGTGGAAGTTGCGGCCGATAGGCTTCCAACCGCTGATCTTGCGAGATTC is a window from the Fibrobacter sp. UWB4 genome containing:
- a CDS encoding HD-GYP domain-containing protein, with protein sequence MKTFVSAHKLVQIIILIVIGIVVNRLLADLAIYFKLPLYLDSVGTIVVAVIGGFSPGAIVGFLTNFIGGFVDSSTYYYGTINVMIAVCAGIAARRGAFHHVSRLPMLLGMLMILSIPCSVLSYFLFDFKIAENVVTPIATALHEGGLPVLLSQILADFCTEIPDKSISILVAYVLIHLTPRWFVKAFDSVSGRSHEDRYRSKNEIHTLKAQVTALLFVSSFALAVVATAVAYKTYSEAEIHETTLLAESVNRLVSDAIQNADSTTLHEYIHELKGKHPRILTITPGMHETGKWDVSIVCTEAPNPVCTKFSLAAIRISVVLFCTKIFSTLFGLLLAIVFTAILIANRRVVYPIHEMTLEMDHFAYDSSEGRRTSIDQIKGLEVVTGNEIENLHSAIIKAVEEIDLYINKSEYQAASIAALQTNIITVLGDMVENRDETTGGHVRRTAAYAELIARQLQRDGKEPEIDDAFVSTIAVAAPLHDIGKINISDVILNKPGKLTDEEFAEMKKHTVYGRDMLVRASKNLGETAYLKMAKEIAYSHHEWWDGSRGYPERLKGKDIPLSARIMAVADVYDALVSERPYKKAFSVDEAFRIITEDSGTHFDPEVVDAFVKNRETVEQIMKTKFED
- a CDS encoding aminotransferase class I/II-fold pyridoxal phosphate-dependent enzyme; amino-acid sequence: MNYNPLAQALNAELSANGCCVLDMLSEQGKAIFFPRKGILGQGAEAKGSDINATIGTALEDDGSPLVLDCVLKSLNLPKQAFLYAPSFGNPDLRKEWKAQVVKKNPTLASKNFSNPVVTAALTHAISCAGYMFLDKGDEVIIPDLYWDNYELVFENARGAKIKTFNTFKNGGFDTEALKAALAESKSNKKVVLLNFPNNPTGYTATEKEAVEIAKILTECAAAGNKVVALLDDAYFGLVYEDGVTKESLFVKLVDAHENLLAVKLDGPTKEDYVWGFRVGFMSFGFKGATEAQLKALEDKAAGTVRGNISNAPSISQKILLAAYQSAEYAQQKAEKYATLKKRYDIIKQVFAAHPEYNDAFEQMPCNSGYFMCIKPKGVDAEELRQKLIKDYSTGTIMLSGLIRIAFSAVPTEKLGKLFENIYNCIMKMK
- a CDS encoding citrate synthase; the protein is MSNNATLNYNGKSFELPVVDGTEGEHGLDISALRKSSGLVTLDYGYLNTGSTKSSITFVDGEHGVLRYRGYSIEDLAEKATFPETAWLLIYGELPNQEQLSHFRTLLTENALLHENLLHFFREMPPGAHPMGILSSVVNAVGLFTPRFYDDENIASAFELTTAGLISKIRTIAAFAYKASIGEPFVYPEAERSYCSNFLNMMFSSKARPYHPDPIMEKALNTLLIVHADHEQNCSTSTVRMVGSSQANLYASICAGICALWGPLHGGANQAVLETLLRIQQSGMTIEQVMAKAKDKNDPFRLSGFGHRVYKSYDPRAKVLKKLMYQVFEREHVHDPLLDVAIKLEEAALKDDYFVERKLYPNVDFYSGILYRAMGIPTNMLTVMFAIGRLPGWIAHWKEMHDDPQSKINRPRQIYIGKNERPWIDRDKR